DNA sequence from the Shewanella piezotolerans WP3 genome:
ACGACGGTCGCCATAACCTTCAGCAATCATCCACTTAAGCATGACGATGTTAGAGTTTAGGTATTCGATGATAGGCTCTTTGCCCAGCTTAATAGTACAACCAGCCGCACTACGCTCAGCAGATGCATCAGAAAGCTCAAATGCTTGCTCAACTTTAAGCTGCTCAAGACCTTCAATTTCCAGTACACGACCAGAGAAAGCGTTGATCTTACCTTTCTTCTCTACCGTCAACAGACCCATTTCAATCGCTTTATGAGGGATTGCATGGACCAGGTCACGTAGAGTCATACCAGGTTGCAGTTCGCCTTTAAAACGCACCAAAATTGATTCAGGCATATCCAGTGGCATAACACCTGTTGCAGCAGCGAATGCTACTAGGCCAGAACCCGCTGGGAACGAGATACCAATTGGGAAACGCGTATGTGAGTCACCACCAGTACCAACTGTATCAGGCAGTAGCATACGGTTTAACCATGAGTGAATAACACCGTCACCTGGACGTAGTGCAACACCGCCACGGTTCATGATGAAATCAGGTAGCGTATGGTGAGTGTTCACATCAATTGGCTTAGGGTAAGCCGCGGTGTGACAAAATGACTGCATCGTCAAATCAGCACTAAATCCAAGACATGCTAGATCTTTAAGCTCATCACGCGTCATAGGACCGGTAGTATCTTGTGAACCAACAGATGTCATCTTAGGTTCACAGTATTGGCCTGGACGAATACCCGTCACGCCACATGCTTTACCAACCATCTTCTGTGCAAGAGTGAAGCCCTTACCTGTATCAGCCACATCTTGTGGACGAACAAATTCTGTTGATGCTTCTAGCGCAAGAGTTTCACGAGCACGGTCAGTCAAACCACGACCAATGATCAATGGAATACGACCACCAGCACGAACTTCATCCATTAAGACTTCAGTCTTTAGAGAAAATTCAGAAATAACTTCGTCGCTATCGTGACGCTTAACAAGACCTTCATATGGGTAGATATCAATAACATCACCCATTTCCATCTTGCTAACATCTAGCTCGATTGGTAACGCACCAGCATCTTCCATGGTGTTGAAGAAGATTGGAGCAATCTTGCCACCGAGACAGAAACCACCCGCACGCTTGTTTGGTACATTAGGGATATCGTCACCCATGAACCACAGTACTGAGTTAGTAGCAGACTTACGTGATGAACCCGTACCTACAACATCGCCCACATAAACTAATGGGAAACCTTTAGTTTTTAGTGACTCAATCTCTTTGATTGGGCCAACAACACCCGCTTCGTCAGGAACAATACCGTCACGGGCATTCTTGAGCATAGCAAGTGCATGTAATGGGATATCTGGACGAGACCATGCATCTGGCGCAGGAGATAAGTCATCGGTATTAGTTTCACCCGATACTTTAAATACTGTTAATGAGATTTTCTCGGCAAGCTTTGGACGAGATAGGAACCACTCAGCATCAGCCCAAGAGTGAACAACTTGCTTAGCGTAATCGTTACCTGCCTGCATTTTTTCCACTACATCGTGAAATGAATCAAACATCAGTAGCGTATGAGATAGTGCTTTAACAGCAAGTGGTGCTTGTGCATCGTTATCTAATTGAGCGATTAGTGGCTCAATGTTATAACCACCTTGCATAGTGCCAAGCAGCTCAACAGCGCGCTCAGATGACAAGATGCTTGATGATGCTTCGCCTTTTGCGACAGCATCTAGAAAACCCGCTTTTACATAGGCAGCTTCATCAACACCTGGTGGGATACGGTTTTCTAGCAGATCAAGAAGGAATGCTTCTTCACCTGCAGGTGGGTTCTTAATCAATTCAACTAGCTGCGCCACTTGTTGGGCATCTAATGGCTTAGGGACTACGCCCTCTGAAGCACGTTCTGCGACGTGTTTACGATATGCTTCTAGCACGGCAACATTCCTCTTTGTTTGGCGTTCTAACAGCGAAACTGCTCGTCTTCACATTGAAACTGACAGCTCGGCAGGCTCGACCCTTATTTCGACGCGTATTATACTACAACTTGGCAAAAGTATGAATCAGATCACACTTGCTCAGATGAGAAATAGCACACAAGCGACAAGTTGCTCTTACCTTAGCCTTTCAAATTAGGAAAGAAAACTAGACCATAGTGTTAACACTGAGATTAATCACATAAAATCAATGCTATAGACAGTTTTTCACTTTTTTATTGCTATACTCAACGTCTAATTTTCGTAAAGCTAAACACAATAATTCCTAGCATTATTTGTAAAAACATAGAAAATAACCACTAATATTCACCATAGTTATAATGAACATAATTGGATACTTATGAGCAAACCTGAGCTTAAAGCCGTTATTTTCGATATGGACGGCGTACTGATCGACTCAGAACCGGTATGGCAAATTGCCGAGCACAAGGTCATGACCGAGCTTGGTTTAAACATCACAATTGAAGATACTGTTGAAACAACCGGCCTGAGAATCGATCAGGTTGTTTCATTCTGGTACACCCGCTTCCCCTGGCCAAACTACGACAACCAACAAACTGCAAAAGCTATTGTTGAGCAAGTCGTAAGCCATATTAATGCTGATGGCAAAGCGATGTTAGGTGTAATCGCAGCACTTAAAAGCTGCCAAGAGATGGGGCTTAAAATTGGCCTCGCAACCTCTTCATCGAGTGACATCATTAATGCTGTTTTAAACAAGCTGGAAATTAGAGAATACTTTCAATCGATTAAATCAGCTGAACATCTAGCCTATGGCAA
Encoded proteins:
- the hxpB gene encoding hexitol phosphatase HxpB, producing MSKPELKAVIFDMDGVLIDSEPVWQIAEHKVMTELGLNITIEDTVETTGLRIDQVVSFWYTRFPWPNYDNQQTAKAIVEQVVSHINADGKAMLGVIAALKSCQEMGLKIGLATSSSSDIINAVLNKLEIREYFQSIKSAEHLAYGKPHPEVYLNCANGLNIDPINCLAIEDSFNGLVAARAANMQTIAIPEPKFAHLPKWAIAHQQLDDLTFLPKVLAAKV
- the acnB gene encoding bifunctional aconitate hydratase 2/2-methylisocitrate dehydratase encodes the protein MLEAYRKHVAERASEGVVPKPLDAQQVAQLVELIKNPPAGEEAFLLDLLENRIPPGVDEAAYVKAGFLDAVAKGEASSSILSSERAVELLGTMQGGYNIEPLIAQLDNDAQAPLAVKALSHTLLMFDSFHDVVEKMQAGNDYAKQVVHSWADAEWFLSRPKLAEKISLTVFKVSGETNTDDLSPAPDAWSRPDIPLHALAMLKNARDGIVPDEAGVVGPIKEIESLKTKGFPLVYVGDVVGTGSSRKSATNSVLWFMGDDIPNVPNKRAGGFCLGGKIAPIFFNTMEDAGALPIELDVSKMEMGDVIDIYPYEGLVKRHDSDEVISEFSLKTEVLMDEVRAGGRIPLIIGRGLTDRARETLALEASTEFVRPQDVADTGKGFTLAQKMVGKACGVTGIRPGQYCEPKMTSVGSQDTTGPMTRDELKDLACLGFSADLTMQSFCHTAAYPKPIDVNTHHTLPDFIMNRGGVALRPGDGVIHSWLNRMLLPDTVGTGGDSHTRFPIGISFPAGSGLVAFAAATGVMPLDMPESILVRFKGELQPGMTLRDLVHAIPHKAIEMGLLTVEKKGKINAFSGRVLEIEGLEQLKVEQAFELSDASAERSAAGCTIKLGKEPIIEYLNSNIVMLKWMIAEGYGDRRTIERRITAMQEWLANPELMEADSDAEYAEVIEIDLNEIKEPILCAPNDPDDAILLSSVVDTKIDEVFVGSCMTNIGHFRATGKMLDKFATTLPTRLWIAPPTKMDRDQLTEEGYYAIFGRVGARIEIPGCSLCMGNQARVAEGSTVVSTSTRNFPNRLGTGANVYLASAELAAVAALLGRLPSPDEYQTYAKELDATAADTYRYLNFDQIASYTEKADEVIFQSAV